A stretch of Crossiella cryophila DNA encodes these proteins:
- a CDS encoding WhiB family transcriptional regulator, whose protein sequence is MEFNQGDWRVRASCRDEDPDQLFVRGAEQRKAKLVCMGCPVRTECLAEALDSRIEFGVWGGMTERERRALLRRRPDVVSWAELLESARRKHLDFDEVEEADYRVGLLS, encoded by the coding sequence ATGGAGTTCAACCAGGGGGACTGGCGGGTAAGGGCCTCGTGCAGGGATGAGGACCCGGACCAGCTATTCGTCCGAGGTGCAGAGCAGCGCAAGGCCAAGCTCGTCTGCATGGGGTGCCCCGTGCGGACGGAATGCCTGGCTGAGGCGCTGGACAGTCGAATCGAGTTCGGTGTCTGGGGTGGCATGACCGAGCGGGAGCGTCGCGCTCTGCTCCGCCGCCGTCCGGACGTCGTGTCCTGGGCGGAACTGCTCGAGTCCGCCCGCCGCAAACACCTGGACTTCGATGAGGTCGAGGAAGCCGACTACCGCGTGGGCCTGCTGAGCTGA
- a CDS encoding tetratricopeptide repeat protein: MASPLFAYHIDPETLWECSDDPATLTAWLDRAAAQPVPGNPAVARQHHTMIGVAARILRRLDLAQRHLCTALRLAEEHGPAASEVLARSRLAHVLQWQGRYAEAMAEFDRCLVDGSRTPELGTHFHFIFQHAGQCYYDAGEWAAARHCFATALRMRGGGAEPGDPQLWAWEATDAVLTARAVQQQLNRLLTAIYQAAAERGGAAVTGEHGLPEGGELLLELRTLLLSGPVLLPVVHAIHPQTPDLDAVLDELAAAGWLSRQGRAVLATPRCVAMLRAVVAVVDETAAELWPAPEIALSFVDLAVGGAVGTSEGAAFDAWVGARSARTAPARLVDGLCALRYHRVDTQTAAAGAEGLSPAEATALSSEDPLRQRMETQTDRMAARPYRLLAREQRSALVAALAALPV, encoded by the coding sequence ATGGCGAGTCCGCTGTTCGCCTACCACATCGACCCGGAAACCCTGTGGGAGTGCTCGGACGATCCGGCCACGCTGACCGCCTGGCTGGACCGGGCCGCCGCGCAGCCGGTGCCGGGCAACCCGGCGGTGGCCAGGCAGCACCACACCATGATCGGCGTGGCCGCTCGCATCCTGCGGCGGCTGGACCTGGCGCAGCGGCATCTGTGCACCGCGTTGCGGCTGGCCGAGGAGCACGGCCCGGCCGCCTCCGAGGTGCTGGCCCGCAGCAGGCTGGCGCACGTGCTGCAGTGGCAGGGCCGCTACGCCGAGGCGATGGCCGAGTTCGACCGCTGCCTGGTCGACGGCAGCCGCACGCCCGAGCTGGGCACGCACTTCCACTTCATCTTCCAGCACGCAGGCCAGTGCTACTACGACGCCGGCGAGTGGGCCGCGGCCCGGCACTGCTTCGCCACCGCGCTGCGGATGCGCGGCGGCGGGGCCGAGCCGGGTGATCCACAGCTGTGGGCCTGGGAGGCCACCGACGCGGTGCTCACCGCACGGGCGGTGCAGCAGCAGCTCAACCGGCTGCTGACCGCGATCTACCAGGCCGCGGCCGAACGCGGCGGGGCGGCGGTGACCGGCGAGCACGGCCTGCCAGAGGGCGGCGAGCTGTTGCTGGAACTGCGCACCCTGCTGCTGTCCGGGCCGGTGCTGCTGCCGGTGGTGCACGCGATCCACCCGCAGACGCCGGACCTGGACGCGGTGCTGGACGAGCTGGCCGCGGCGGGCTGGCTGAGCCGTCAGGGCCGGGCCGTGCTGGCCACGCCGCGGTGCGTGGCGATGCTGCGCGCGGTGGTGGCGGTGGTGGATGAGACCGCGGCCGAGCTGTGGCCGGCGCCGGAGATCGCGTTGTCCTTCGTGGACCTGGCGGTGGGTGGCGCGGTCGGCACTTCCGAGGGCGCGGCCTTCGACGCCTGGGTGGGCGCCCGGTCGGCCCGCACCGCGCCTGCCCGGCTGGTCGACGGCCTGTGCGCGCTGCGCTACCACCGGGTGGACACCCAGACCGCCGCGGCGGGCGCGGAAGGGCTCTCCCCGGCCGAGGCGACCGCGCTGAGCAGCGAGGATCCGCTGCGGCAGCGGATGGAGACGCAGACCGACCGGATGGCCGCCCGGCCGTACCGGCTGCTGGCAAGGGAACAGCGCTCGGCCCTGGTGGCCGCGCTCGCCGCCCTGCCCGTCTGA
- a CDS encoding MBL fold metallo-hydrolase, protein MTHPAYGTLRQVTANAAVLLADNPNMMTLDGTNTWLLRAPGHPECVVVDPGPDDEEHLARVAAHGPVAAVLITHHHGDHTGGAARFAELTGAPTHAIEPEHRHNGGGDLHEGQVIEAAGLRLRIWVTPGHTADSLCVQIEGDGSLLTGDTILGRGTTIVAHPDGRLGPYLTTLRRLMELPPGTTVLPGHGPELPDVAAVATAYLTHREQRLDQVRQALETLGQDATARAVVELVYADVDQTLWPAAEWSVQAQLAYLRG, encoded by the coding sequence GTGACCCACCCGGCCTACGGCACGCTCCGCCAGGTCACCGCCAACGCGGCGGTGCTGCTGGCGGACAACCCGAACATGATGACCCTGGACGGCACCAACACCTGGCTGCTGCGCGCCCCCGGCCACCCGGAGTGCGTGGTGGTCGACCCGGGCCCGGACGATGAGGAACACCTGGCCAGGGTGGCCGCGCACGGCCCGGTCGCGGCGGTGCTGATCACCCACCACCACGGCGACCACACCGGCGGCGCGGCCCGCTTCGCCGAGCTGACCGGCGCGCCAACGCACGCCATCGAGCCCGAGCACCGGCACAACGGCGGCGGCGACCTGCACGAGGGCCAGGTCATCGAGGCCGCGGGGCTGCGGCTGCGGATCTGGGTCACGCCGGGGCACACCGCCGACTCGCTCTGCGTGCAGATCGAGGGTGACGGCTCGCTGCTCACCGGCGACACCATCCTGGGCCGGGGCACCACCATCGTGGCGCACCCCGACGGCAGGCTCGGCCCGTACCTGACCACGTTGCGCCGCCTGATGGAGCTGCCACCGGGCACCACCGTGCTGCCCGGCCACGGCCCCGAGCTGCCCGACGTGGCCGCGGTGGCCACCGCCTACCTGACCCACCGCGAGCAGCGGCTGGACCAGGTCCGCCAGGCCCTGGAAACCCTGGGCCAGGACGCCACCGCGCGCGCCGTGGTCGAGCTGGTCTACGCCGATGTGGACCAGACGCTGTGGCCAGCCGCCGAGTGGTCGGTGCAGGCCCAGCTCGCCTACCTGCGCGGCTAG
- the dnaN gene encoding DNA polymerase III subunit beta produces MSLDLTATTTALATAAADLSRLLPGRTLDPVLAGLLLSADAGGVTLAATDRERGVRLHTAAVTHTDGQVLVPARPLAETLAALDSPDVRLVVEGSRLAVRTPSARFALPLLAAEDHPGVPAPPAVAGSVRGADLHAAVLPVASAASRDDALPVFTGVRLRAKGGRLVAVATDRYRMAAADLPWVSADDGLDVLIPATLFTEVAKQARGADRVSIHADEDRAALAWGSSTVTTSVLVSGLPEEDKLFPSTIDCSLTLDGAALAGAVRRVAPYAGPRGTVTLETGDGELRVRGSDPQAGEAEETVKAGVHGNRVSRGYQAKYLLETLRWFGEHEVRVDIQPGIRGTMFSHVTPPGAVRLRYLVVPLRQP; encoded by the coding sequence ATGTCCCTGGACCTGACCGCGACCACCACCGCGCTGGCCACCGCCGCCGCCGACCTGTCCCGGCTGCTGCCCGGCCGCACCCTTGATCCGGTGCTGGCCGGGCTGCTGCTGTCCGCGGACGCGGGCGGGGTGACCCTGGCGGCCACCGACCGGGAACGCGGGGTGCGGTTGCACACCGCGGCCGTCACGCACACCGACGGCCAGGTCCTGGTCCCGGCCAGGCCGCTGGCCGAGACGCTGGCCGCACTGGACTCCCCCGATGTGCGGCTGGTGGTGGAGGGCTCGCGGCTGGCGGTCCGGACGCCCAGTGCGCGGTTCGCGTTGCCGCTGCTGGCCGCGGAGGACCACCCTGGGGTGCCCGCACCGCCCGCGGTGGCGGGCAGTGTCCGGGGCGCTGATCTGCACGCGGCGGTGCTGCCGGTGGCCTCGGCGGCCAGCCGGGACGACGCGCTGCCGGTGTTCACCGGGGTGCGGTTGCGGGCCAAGGGCGGGCGGCTGGTGGCGGTGGCCACCGACCGGTACCGGATGGCCGCGGCTGACCTGCCGTGGGTTTCCGCCGACGACGGGCTGGACGTGCTGATCCCGGCCACGCTGTTCACCGAGGTGGCCAAGCAGGCGCGGGGCGCGGACCGGGTGAGCATCCATGCCGACGAGGACCGGGCCGCGCTGGCTTGGGGTTCCTCGACAGTCACCACCTCGGTGCTGGTCAGCGGGCTGCCGGAGGAGGACAAGCTGTTCCCGAGCACCATCGACTGCTCGCTCACCCTGGACGGCGCCGCGCTGGCCGGGGCGGTGCGCCGGGTCGCGCCGTATGCCGGGCCGCGCGGCACGGTGACCCTGGAGACCGGGGACGGCGAGCTGCGGGTGCGCGGCAGCGATCCGCAGGCCGGGGAGGCCGAGGAGACGGTCAAGGCCGGCGTGCACGGGAACCGGGTGAGCCGCGGTTACCAGGCGAAATACCTGTTGGAGACGTTGCGCTGGTTTGGCGAGCACGAGGTCAGGGTGGACATCCAGCCGGGCATCCGGGGCACCATGTTCAGCCACGTCACCCCGCCCGGCGCGGTGCGGCTGCGCTACCTGGTGGTGCCGCTGCGCCAGCCCTAG
- a CDS encoding DUF4177 domain-containing protein, protein MGMTKWEYATVPLLTHATKQILDQWGEDGWELVSVQPGPTGEQLIAFLKRPKGN, encoded by the coding sequence ATGGGCATGACGAAGTGGGAGTACGCCACGGTTCCGCTGCTGACCCACGCGACCAAGCAGATCCTCGACCAGTGGGGCGAGGATGGCTGGGAGCTGGTGTCGGTGCAGCCGGGACCCACCGGTGAGCAGCTGATCGCCTTCCTGAAGCGCCCGAAGGGCAACTGA
- a CDS encoding NUDIX hydrolase, which yields MPQLPEEMVLPEGFVPAQAPQPPAEPRDSATVALVRDTATGPEVFLLRRVTGMAFAGGMTVFPGGGVDRRDADTSVAWAGPTPAWWAQRFGCQPELARALVCAAVRETFEEAGVLLAGPDADSIVADTAPYADARQDLVDRKLSLAEFLTETGLVLRADLLRPMANWVTPPEEPRRYDTRFFLAALPAGQRADGTTTEADHAAWQRPADALADWAAGRSGLMPPTWVTLSQLDQHRTVRELLAVDRPITKITPRVVRRNGNLHVALPGDADYPEAS from the coding sequence ATGCCGCAGCTACCCGAGGAGATGGTCCTGCCCGAGGGATTCGTGCCTGCGCAGGCCCCGCAGCCGCCTGCCGAGCCCCGGGATTCGGCCACCGTGGCCCTGGTCAGGGACACCGCGACCGGACCCGAGGTGTTCCTGCTGCGCCGGGTGACCGGCATGGCCTTCGCCGGCGGCATGACCGTCTTCCCCGGCGGCGGGGTGGACCGGCGGGACGCGGACACCTCGGTCGCCTGGGCCGGACCGACCCCGGCCTGGTGGGCCCAGCGGTTCGGCTGCCAACCGGAGCTGGCCAGGGCACTGGTGTGCGCGGCGGTCCGGGAGACCTTCGAGGAGGCCGGGGTGCTGCTGGCCGGGCCTGACGCGGACAGCATCGTGGCGGACACCGCGCCGTACGCCGACGCCCGGCAGGACCTGGTGGACCGGAAGCTGTCGCTGGCGGAGTTCCTCACCGAGACCGGCCTGGTGCTGCGCGCGGACCTGCTGCGCCCGATGGCCAACTGGGTGACCCCGCCGGAGGAGCCGCGCCGCTACGACACCCGGTTCTTCCTGGCCGCACTGCCGGCCGGTCAGCGCGCCGACGGCACCACCACCGAGGCCGACCACGCCGCCTGGCAGCGTCCCGCGGACGCCCTCGCGGACTGGGCGGCCGGGCGCAGCGGCCTGATGCCGCCGACCTGGGTGACCCTGTCCCAGCTCGATCAGCACCGCACGGTGCGCGAACTGCTGGCCGTGGACCGCCCGATCACCAAGATCACGCCGAGGGTGGTGCGCCGCAACGGCAACCTGCACGTGGCCCTGCCCGGCGACGCCGACTACCCGGAGGCATCGTGA
- a CDS encoding MFS transporter, whose protein sequence is MSQSVSFASYRAALSTPAARLPVLAALLGRLPVAMVGLALMLYVRHATGSFASAGLVSAGALTGAAIGSVLQGRLVDRFGPTRPLLTAAALLTLFTTLGVTAVESGAPVWLLMVIALALGVSQPSVSSSSRSLWSRLLPPGPARQAAYSYEAISMEVFFILGPAIAGLLMALPWPGTGVVIGAGSMVIGAVGFALTPAVRAWRERTEPRAGQGLLAVLTPAMRTVALAAFGFGVTIGFVEIAVPAAATMAGYPSSVGGLLLSLWSVSSVVAGLLYGLRPVPRPMYLRLPVLLAAFSLLLLLLVWQTSLAGLAIALLVVGTLITPQATAHSIAVDEVAPAGSSTEAFGWVITSVTLGLAAGQSVSGQLIELSGPPLAFAAATVAGLLIAGGVWLRRRTVRDALPAVSPADCAVADLAPARG, encoded by the coding sequence ATGTCCCAGTCTGTGTCTTTCGCGTCCTACCGCGCGGCCCTGAGCACCCCGGCAGCGCGCCTCCCGGTGCTGGCCGCGCTGCTCGGGCGCCTCCCGGTCGCGATGGTCGGGCTGGCGCTCATGCTCTACGTCCGGCACGCCACCGGCTCCTTCGCCTCGGCCGGCCTGGTCTCCGCCGGCGCCCTGACCGGCGCCGCGATCGGTTCGGTGCTGCAGGGCCGCCTGGTCGACCGGTTCGGCCCGACCCGCCCGCTGCTCACCGCCGCCGCGCTGCTCACCCTGTTCACCACGCTCGGGGTGACCGCGGTGGAGTCCGGCGCGCCGGTGTGGCTGCTGATGGTGATCGCGCTCGCGCTCGGCGTCAGCCAGCCCTCGGTCAGCTCCTCCTCCCGGAGCCTGTGGAGCAGGCTGCTGCCGCCGGGCCCGGCCCGGCAGGCCGCCTACTCCTACGAGGCGATCAGCATGGAGGTCTTCTTCATCCTGGGCCCGGCCATCGCCGGTCTGCTGATGGCGCTGCCCTGGCCGGGCACCGGCGTGGTGATCGGCGCGGGCTCGATGGTGATCGGCGCGGTCGGTTTCGCGCTGACCCCGGCCGTGCGGGCCTGGCGCGAGCGCACCGAGCCCAGGGCGGGGCAGGGCCTGCTGGCCGTGCTCACCCCGGCCATGCGCACGGTCGCGCTGGCCGCCTTCGGTTTCGGCGTGACCATCGGCTTCGTCGAGATCGCGGTCCCGGCGGCGGCCACCATGGCCGGTTACCCCAGCTCGGTCGGCGGTCTGCTGCTGAGCCTGTGGTCGGTCAGCTCGGTGGTCGCGGGCCTGCTCTACGGCCTGCGCCCGGTGCCGCGCCCGATGTACCTGCGGCTGCCGGTGCTGCTGGCCGCGTTCTCGCTGCTGCTCCTGCTGCTGGTCTGGCAGACCAGCCTGGCCGGCCTGGCCATCGCGCTGCTGGTGGTCGGCACCCTGATCACCCCGCAGGCCACCGCGCACTCCATCGCGGTGGACGAGGTCGCCCCGGCTGGCAGCTCCACCGAGGCCTTCGGCTGGGTGATCACCTCGGTGACCCTTGGCCTGGCCGCGGGCCAGTCGGTCAGCGGTCAGCTGATCGAGCTGTCCGGGCCGCCGCTGGCCTTCGCCGCCGCGACCGTGGCCGGTCTGCTGATCGCCGGTGGCGTGTGGCTGCGCAGGCGGACCGTGCGGGACGCGCTCCCGGCGGTCTCGCCCGCGGACTGCGCGGTCGCTGACCTCGCCCCCGCCCGCGGCTGA
- a CDS encoding ArsA family ATPase, protein MNARPPLLDIDDLLDDAQTKVVVCCGSGGVGKTTTAAALALRAAERGRRTVVLTIDPARRLAQSLGLTELGNHPREVTVVDAPEGTDGALHAMMLDMRRTFDEMVLAHAGPDRAEQILRNPFYQTISSSFSGTQEYMAMEKLGQLVHSGEWDLVVVDTPPSRSALDFLDAPQRLSTVLDGKIIRMLSAPARAGGRGIRRLVGAGFGLFTKVISTIVGGQLLNDASAFVQAFDSMFGGFRQRAQATYELLRSPGTAFLVVAAAEPDALREASYFVDRLAGEGMPLAGLVANRTHPVFADLPSARALAAAEDLERGGSAPLAAAVLRLHADRVAVAERERRLLARFTKAHPGVAMIGVPALPADVHDIDGLREIGARLAGQ, encoded by the coding sequence GTGAACGCCCGCCCGCCGCTGCTGGACATCGACGACCTGCTGGATGACGCGCAGACCAAGGTGGTGGTGTGCTGCGGCTCCGGCGGGGTCGGCAAGACCACCACCGCGGCGGCGCTGGCGTTGCGCGCGGCCGAACGCGGCAGGCGCACCGTGGTGCTCACCATCGACCCGGCGCGCAGGCTGGCCCAGTCCCTCGGCCTGACCGAGCTGGGCAACCACCCGCGCGAGGTGACCGTGGTGGACGCGCCGGAAGGCACGGACGGCGCGCTGCACGCGATGATGCTGGACATGCGGCGCACCTTCGATGAGATGGTGCTCGCCCACGCCGGACCGGACCGGGCCGAGCAGATCCTGCGGAATCCCTTCTACCAGACCATTTCCTCGTCCTTCTCCGGCACCCAGGAGTACATGGCGATGGAGAAGCTGGGGCAGCTGGTGCACTCCGGCGAGTGGGACCTGGTGGTGGTGGACACCCCGCCGAGCCGGTCCGCGCTGGACTTCCTGGACGCGCCGCAGCGGCTGTCCACGGTGCTCGACGGCAAGATCATCCGCATGCTGTCCGCGCCGGCACGGGCAGGCGGGCGGGGCATCCGGCGACTGGTCGGCGCGGGTTTCGGCCTGTTCACCAAGGTGATCTCGACGATCGTCGGCGGCCAGCTGCTCAACGACGCCTCGGCCTTCGTGCAGGCATTCGACAGCATGTTCGGCGGGTTCCGGCAGCGCGCGCAGGCCACCTACGAGCTGTTGCGCTCACCTGGCACCGCGTTCCTGGTGGTGGCCGCGGCCGAACCGGACGCGCTGCGCGAGGCCTCCTACTTCGTGGACCGGCTGGCCGGTGAGGGCATGCCGCTGGCCGGGCTGGTCGCCAATCGGACCCACCCGGTGTTCGCGGACCTGCCAAGCGCACGCGCGCTCGCCGCGGCCGAGGACCTCGAACGCGGTGGATCGGCGCCACTGGCCGCGGCCGTGCTGCGACTGCACGCGGACCGGGTGGCCGTGGCGGAGCGTGAGCGACGATTGCTCGCGCGGTTCACCAAGGCGCACCCGGGCGTGGCGATGATCGGCGTGCCCGCGCTGCCCGCTGATGTGCACGACATCGACGGGCTGCGCGAGATCGGCGCCAGGCTGGCCGGTCAGTGA
- a CDS encoding Crp/Fnr family transcriptional regulator — MDETLARAGIFQGVDPAAAEALASSLEAVDFPRSHVIFAEGEPGDRLYILQSGKVKLGRKSPDGRENLLAIMGPSDMFGEMSIFDPGPRTSTATTVTEVRALTMDRPALREWINKRPEIAEQLLRVLARRLRRTNNMLADLIFTDVPGRVAKALLQFAQRFGSQEGGLLRVTHDLTQEEIAQFVGASRETVNKALADFAHRGWLRLEGKSVLILDPERMARRAR; from the coding sequence GTGGACGAGACCCTGGCCCGCGCGGGCATCTTCCAGGGCGTGGATCCGGCTGCCGCTGAGGCGCTGGCCAGTTCTTTGGAGGCTGTGGACTTCCCGCGCAGCCATGTGATCTTCGCGGAAGGAGAGCCCGGCGACCGGCTGTACATCCTGCAGTCGGGAAAGGTGAAGCTCGGGCGCAAATCGCCGGACGGCAGGGAGAACCTGCTGGCCATCATGGGACCTTCCGACATGTTCGGCGAGATGTCCATCTTCGATCCGGGCCCGAGGACCTCCACGGCCACCACGGTGACCGAGGTGCGTGCGCTGACCATGGACCGGCCGGCGCTCCGCGAGTGGATCAACAAGCGACCAGAGATCGCGGAGCAACTGCTCCGGGTGCTGGCGAGAAGGCTGCGCCGGACGAACAACATGCTGGCGGACCTGATCTTCACCGATGTGCCCGGTCGGGTTGCCAAGGCGTTGTTGCAGTTCGCGCAGCGTTTCGGCAGCCAGGAGGGTGGCCTGTTGCGGGTCACCCACGACCTGACACAGGAGGAGATCGCGCAGTTCGTCGGCGCCTCACGGGAGACCGTGAACAAGGCGCTGGCCGACTTCGCCCACCGTGGCTGGCTGCGGTTGGAGGGCAAGAGCGTGCTGATCCTGGACCCGGAGCGGATGGCTCGCCGGGCGCGGTAG
- a CDS encoding RidA family protein, translated as MGEWKQRLVELGIELPAVAAPVAAYVPAVRSGAHVYTSGQLPIVAGALAATGKVGAAISPEEAKQHARTCVLNGLAAIDALVGLDSITQVVKVVGYVASADGFTGQPAVINGASELLGEVFGAAGVHARAAVGVAELPLGAPVEVELIVEVA; from the coding sequence ATGGGCGAGTGGAAGCAGCGCCTGGTCGAGCTGGGCATCGAACTGCCTGCGGTGGCCGCGCCGGTGGCCGCCTACGTGCCTGCCGTGCGCAGCGGCGCGCACGTCTACACCTCCGGCCAGCTGCCGATCGTGGCAGGCGCGCTGGCCGCGACCGGCAAGGTCGGCGCGGCGATCAGCCCGGAGGAGGCCAAGCAGCACGCGCGCACCTGCGTGCTGAACGGACTGGCCGCCATTGACGCGCTGGTCGGACTGGACTCGATCACCCAGGTGGTCAAGGTGGTCGGCTACGTGGCCTCCGCGGACGGCTTCACCGGCCAGCCCGCGGTGATCAACGGGGCCTCCGAACTGCTCGGCGAGGTCTTCGGCGCGGCCGGGGTGCACGCCAGGGCCGCGGTCGGGGTGGCCGAGCTGCCGCTCGGGGCGCCGGTCGAGGTGGAACTGATCGTCGAGGTCGCCTGA
- a CDS encoding ArsA-related P-loop ATPase has product MAWTEELSRARLHIVTGKGGTGKTTIAAALALALATGGRRVLLVEVEGRQGIAQVFDHAPLPYSEERIAAAPGGGEVRALAVDAEAALLEYLSMFYNLGFAGRTLRRMGAVEFATTLAPGLRDVLLTGKIKECVGRTGEGGRHEYDAVVVDAPPTGRVVKFLDVTRAMADLAKVGPIRNQSDGVIRLLHSGDTAVHLVTLLEEMPVRETMDAVGELDAADLRPGAVIMNRVRPPRLPARSVGAAAGGRVDAARIKAGLLAAGLNLDEAIVDGLVDETVEHAIRVQAELTARDQLAEVDLPVVELPDLTDGVDTAGLYELSELLIEQGVR; this is encoded by the coding sequence ATGGCCTGGACCGAGGAGCTGAGCCGCGCCCGGTTGCACATAGTCACCGGCAAGGGCGGCACCGGCAAGACCACGATCGCCGCCGCGCTGGCGCTCGCGCTGGCCACCGGCGGGCGGCGGGTGCTGCTGGTGGAGGTCGAGGGCAGGCAGGGCATCGCCCAGGTCTTCGACCACGCGCCGCTGCCCTACTCCGAGGAGCGGATCGCGGCCGCGCCCGGCGGCGGCGAGGTGCGCGCGCTGGCGGTGGACGCCGAGGCGGCGCTGCTGGAGTACCTGTCGATGTTCTACAACCTGGGCTTCGCCGGGCGCACGCTGCGCCGGATGGGCGCGGTGGAGTTCGCCACCACGCTCGCGCCCGGCCTGCGGGACGTGCTGCTCACCGGCAAGATCAAGGAGTGCGTCGGCCGCACCGGCGAGGGCGGTCGGCACGAATATGACGCGGTGGTGGTGGACGCGCCGCCGACCGGCCGGGTGGTCAAGTTCCTCGACGTGACCAGGGCGATGGCCGATCTGGCCAAGGTCGGGCCGATCCGCAACCAGAGCGATGGCGTGATCCGGCTGCTGCACTCCGGGGACACCGCGGTGCACCTGGTGACCCTGCTGGAGGAGATGCCGGTGCGGGAGACCATGGACGCCGTGGGCGAGCTGGACGCCGCCGACCTGCGGCCCGGCGCGGTGATCATGAACCGGGTGCGGCCGCCCCGGCTGCCGGCGCGCTCGGTGGGCGCGGCGGCCGGTGGCCGGGTGGACGCGGCCCGGATCAAGGCCGGGCTGCTGGCCGCCGGGCTGAACCTGGACGAGGCCATTGTGGACGGACTGGTGGACGAGACGGTGGAGCACGCGATCCGGGTGCAGGCCGAGCTGACCGCGCGCGATCAGCTGGCCGAGGTGGACCTGCCCGTGGTGGAGCTGCCCGATCTCACCGACGGGGTGGACACCGCCGGGCTGTACGAGCTGAGCGAGCTGCTGATCGAGCAGGGGGTCCGGTGA
- a CDS encoding NPCBM/NEW2 domain-containing protein, with product MTVPTGPEKPTEPTAEPGKKKWEPAVVAAIISAVGAFVVGIMTAGSGLLSGIIQAKTTTVTKVETSTQTVYVTASSLSTSPPANGGPTSQKAAAPGDTLSLREVPPLGSRVFKYGRYSVAGQAKEPAMAGKVEQFGISVSDKYQMPDGYGTFRATVGLADGAPVDSTCTFEVEVDGSTVRSVIVLAGKTALLEAQVGSGKTFKLIASSQTAQPTAVWIEPVLVK from the coding sequence ATGACGGTGCCGACTGGCCCCGAAAAGCCCACGGAACCGACCGCAGAGCCAGGCAAGAAGAAGTGGGAACCCGCGGTTGTCGCGGCGATCATCTCAGCGGTCGGCGCGTTCGTCGTGGGGATCATGACCGCGGGCAGCGGTCTGCTCAGCGGGATCATCCAGGCGAAGACCACGACTGTGACGAAGGTCGAGACCTCCACACAGACGGTCTATGTCACCGCCAGCTCGCTGTCCACATCGCCGCCGGCCAATGGCGGGCCCACCAGCCAGAAGGCGGCCGCACCTGGAGACACGCTGAGCCTGCGCGAGGTGCCACCACTGGGCAGCCGGGTGTTCAAATACGGTCGGTACTCCGTCGCAGGGCAGGCGAAGGAACCAGCGATGGCGGGGAAGGTGGAGCAGTTCGGGATCTCGGTGTCCGACAAGTACCAGATGCCGGACGGCTATGGCACGTTCCGGGCGACAGTCGGGCTCGCCGACGGCGCTCCAGTCGACTCGACCTGCACGTTTGAGGTGGAGGTCGACGGCAGCACTGTCAGGAGCGTGATCGTGCTCGCGGGCAAGACCGCACTACTAGAGGCGCAAGTCGGCTCAGGGAAGACCTTCAAGCTCATTGCCAGCAGTCAGACAGCCCAGCCCACCGCGGTGTGGATCGAACCCGTGCTGGTGAAGTAG
- a CDS encoding Gfo/Idh/MocA family protein: MDEQLKIGLVGAGPWARAVHAPGIADHPGTRLAAVWARRRDAAKDLAEPHGALTADSFDELLSTVDAVAFAVPPAIQGDLALQAARAGKHLVLEKPLAANVEQAQRLVEEVTERGLASLLLLTRRYSPEVRDWLAGLHKLGGWTGGSVRWLTGAVLGGPYSASPWRQTDGAVLDIGPHAIDLLDAALGPVEQVIAAHRGPDDLCHLVLGHEGGASSTLTLSLRLPIQPSVVDIAVYGQHGHRALGSGEFSAQDCFTALLDEFLALIDCGRTEHPCDVRRGLHLQRVLDEITHRAGWVA; encoded by the coding sequence GTGGACGAACAGCTCAAGATCGGCTTGGTCGGTGCGGGTCCATGGGCCAGGGCGGTGCACGCCCCCGGCATCGCGGATCACCCCGGCACCCGGCTGGCCGCGGTGTGGGCCCGGCGGCGGGACGCGGCCAAGGACCTCGCCGAGCCGCACGGCGCGCTGACCGCGGACTCCTTCGACGAACTCCTGTCCACTGTGGACGCGGTCGCGTTCGCGGTGCCACCGGCGATCCAGGGCGATCTCGCGCTCCAGGCGGCCAGGGCAGGCAAGCACCTGGTGCTGGAGAAGCCGTTGGCCGCCAATGTGGAACAGGCCCAGCGGCTGGTCGAGGAGGTGACCGAACGCGGACTGGCCTCGCTGCTGCTGCTCACCCGGCGCTACTCCCCCGAGGTCCGCGACTGGCTGGCCGGGCTGCACAAACTGGGCGGCTGGACCGGCGGTTCGGTGCGCTGGCTGACCGGCGCGGTGCTCGGCGGCCCGTACTCGGCCTCGCCGTGGCGGCAGACCGACGGCGCGGTGCTGGACATCGGTCCGCACGCCATCGACCTGCTCGACGCCGCACTCGGCCCGGTCGAACAGGTCATCGCCGCGCATCGCGGCCCGGACGACCTGTGCCACCTGGTGCTCGGCCACGAGGGCGGGGCCAGCAGCACGCTCACCCTGTCCCTGCGGTTGCCGATCCAGCCCAGCGTGGTGGACATCGCGGTGTACGGGCAGCACGGGCACCGGGCGCTGGGCAGCGGCGAGTTCAGCGCGCAGGACTGCTTCACCGCGTTGCTGGACGAGTTCCTGGCGCTGATCGACTGCGGCCGCACCGAGCATCCCTGCGATGTGCGCCGCGGACTGCACCTGCAACGGGTGCTCGACGAGATCACCCACCGCGCCGGGTGGGTCGCCTGA